The following proteins are encoded in a genomic region of Saccharopolyspora antimicrobica:
- a CDS encoding CRTAC1 family protein yields MKSAAGWLRRQLTGVVALILMAAVFIVAQPSTPSAADTTSLAGNYAFSPKSIAMPSGFPQQEIRAVNKDYKHIDAWISSVGAAIAMNDVDGDGLPNDLCVTDPRIDQVVVTPAPDAKADRYAPFALSHSLPMNEHIAPMGCLAGDFNEDGRTDLMVYYWGRTPVLFLARTDATALNNAAFAPTELVPGVSGPVYDGPQWNSNAVAFDDFDGDGHGDLLITNYFPHGPVLNDQVSGGVAMNDSMSAAYNGGEDYFFRWTGGTSGIRPTASYERVDDALPTDVSKGWELAAAANDLDGDGLPELYLANDFGPDRLLYNQSTPGELKFSLVEDVRSPVVPKSKQVGLDSFKGMGVDFGDLDGDGLYDMFVSNITTSWGIQESNFQFMNTARDHADLRDKLAEGKPPFTDTSAPAGTAWSGWGWDVKMGDFDNDGRQEIAQSTGFVKGQTDRWPQLQELATANDELLSNPLSWPRVNHGDDIGGTQRLAFYSPIGDGAYANLAGELGLDVPVPTRGIATGDTDGDGKLDFAVARQWDQPVFYQNQAPAPGSFLGLRLTHDSPSADGATPAAGSPVVGAQVTVTTPDGRKLLGRVDGGSGHSGKRSNDVHIGLGDGVTGPVQVHLKWRDRTGRLHEQELKLTPGWHSLQLGEQAKEK; encoded by the coding sequence GTGAAGTCCGCAGCTGGCTGGTTACGCAGGCAGTTGACAGGTGTCGTAGCGCTCATCTTGATGGCTGCCGTGTTCATCGTCGCGCAGCCGTCGACGCCCTCCGCTGCCGATACCACGAGTCTCGCCGGCAACTACGCGTTCTCGCCGAAATCCATCGCCATGCCGAGCGGTTTCCCGCAGCAGGAGATCCGCGCGGTCAACAAGGACTACAAGCACATCGACGCCTGGATCTCGTCGGTCGGCGCCGCGATCGCGATGAACGACGTCGACGGTGACGGGCTGCCCAACGACCTGTGCGTCACCGATCCCCGGATCGACCAGGTCGTGGTCACCCCCGCACCGGACGCGAAAGCGGACCGGTACGCGCCGTTCGCGCTGTCGCACTCGCTGCCGATGAACGAGCACATCGCACCGATGGGGTGCCTGGCAGGCGACTTCAACGAGGACGGTCGCACCGACCTGATGGTCTACTACTGGGGCCGGACACCAGTGCTCTTCCTCGCCAGGACCGACGCCACCGCGTTGAACAACGCCGCCTTCGCCCCGACCGAACTGGTCCCCGGCGTGAGCGGCCCGGTCTACGACGGTCCGCAGTGGAACTCCAACGCCGTGGCCTTCGACGACTTCGACGGCGACGGGCACGGTGACCTGCTGATCACCAACTACTTCCCGCACGGGCCGGTGCTCAACGACCAGGTCTCCGGCGGCGTGGCGATGAACGACTCGATGTCGGCGGCCTACAACGGCGGGGAGGACTACTTCTTCCGCTGGACCGGCGGCACCTCGGGCATCCGCCCGACCGCCAGCTACGAACGGGTCGACGACGCCCTGCCGACCGACGTCTCCAAGGGCTGGGAGCTGGCCGCGGCGGCCAACGATCTCGACGGCGACGGGCTTCCGGAGCTGTACCTGGCCAACGACTTCGGCCCGGACCGCCTGCTCTACAACCAGTCCACTCCGGGCGAGCTGAAGTTCTCCCTGGTCGAGGACGTGCGCTCGCCGGTCGTCCCGAAGTCCAAGCAGGTCGGTCTCGACTCGTTCAAGGGCATGGGCGTCGACTTCGGCGATCTCGACGGTGACGGCCTGTACGACATGTTCGTCAGCAACATCACCACCTCGTGGGGCATCCAGGAGAGCAACTTCCAGTTCATGAACACGGCCAGGGACCACGCCGACCTGCGCGACAAGCTGGCCGAGGGCAAGCCGCCGTTCACCGACACCAGCGCACCGGCCGGTACCGCGTGGTCCGGCTGGGGCTGGGACGTCAAGATGGGCGACTTCGACAACGACGGCCGCCAGGAGATCGCCCAGAGCACCGGGTTCGTCAAGGGCCAGACCGACCGCTGGCCGCAGCTGCAGGAGCTGGCGACCGCCAACGACGAGCTGCTGTCCAACCCGCTGTCGTGGCCCAGGGTGAACCACGGCGACGACATCGGAGGCACCCAGCGGCTGGCGTTCTACTCGCCGATCGGCGACGGCGCTTACGCCAACCTGGCCGGTGAGCTCGGACTCGACGTGCCCGTGCCCACCCGCGGCATCGCCACGGGTGACACCGACGGGGACGGCAAGCTCGACTTCGCCGTCGCCCGGCAGTGGGACCAGCCGGTGTTCTACCAGAACCAGGCGCCCGCACCCGGGTCCTTCCTGGGGCTGCGGCTCACCCACGACTCGCCCAGTGCCGACGGGGCCACCCCCGCGGCCGGCTCGCCGGTGGTCGGCGCCCAGGTGACCGTGACCACGCCGGACGGGCGAAAGCTCCTGGGCCGCGTCGACGGCGGCAGCGGCCACTCGGGCAAGCGCAGCAACGACGTGCACATCGGCCTCGGCGACGGCGTCACCGGCCCGGTCCAGGTTCACCTCAAGTGGCGTGACCGCACCGGGCGGCTCCACGAGCAGGAACTGAAGTTGACCCCCGGCTGGCACTCGCTCCAGCTCGGCGAGCAGGCCAAGGAGAAGTGA
- a CDS encoding RnfABCDGE type electron transport complex subunit D — translation MADNTTSTAAPPRHDQKVTKALRNFAISITVFNIIGYALLGFEQPWTWPFIALATGYITEIVLEVIGARVEGRAPRFTGRGVRGIVEFLYPAHITSLAMNMLIYVNDRLWVLIFGVVVAVGTKWVLRAPVRGRMRHFMNPSNWGITVLLLLFPWMSIAPPYHFSEHVEGWVDWLIPAIIVIAGTILNGKLTGRLWLIGAWLVTFVLQAVVRGIIFDTSIPAGLAMMTGIAFVLYTNYMVTDPGTTPSKPASQIAFGSGVAIIYGLLMVAHIAYGLFLATAIVCLIRGLFLWSLHFSNKAREEFEAEQAAVAGTNGGGAAPVALGPTVQPALGDSSEDNRILRS, via the coding sequence ATGGCAGACAACACCACGAGCACCGCGGCGCCGCCCCGTCACGACCAGAAGGTCACCAAGGCGCTGCGCAACTTCGCGATCTCGATCACGGTGTTCAACATCATCGGGTACGCGCTGCTGGGCTTCGAGCAACCGTGGACCTGGCCGTTCATCGCGCTGGCCACCGGATACATCACCGAGATCGTCCTGGAGGTCATCGGGGCGCGGGTCGAGGGCCGGGCACCGCGGTTCACCGGCCGGGGCGTCCGCGGCATCGTGGAGTTCCTCTACCCCGCCCACATCACCAGCCTGGCGATGAACATGCTGATCTACGTCAACGACCGGCTGTGGGTGCTGATCTTCGGCGTGGTCGTCGCGGTGGGCACCAAGTGGGTGCTGCGCGCCCCGGTGCGGGGCCGGATGCGCCACTTCATGAACCCCTCGAACTGGGGGATCACGGTGCTGCTGCTGCTCTTCCCGTGGATGAGCATCGCACCGCCGTACCACTTCAGCGAGCACGTCGAGGGCTGGGTCGACTGGCTGATCCCGGCGATCATCGTGATCGCGGGCACCATCCTCAACGGCAAGCTCACCGGCAGGCTGTGGCTGATCGGTGCCTGGCTGGTCACGTTCGTCCTGCAGGCCGTGGTCCGCGGCATCATCTTCGACACCTCGATCCCGGCCGGCCTGGCGATGATGACCGGCATCGCGTTCGTGCTCTACACCAACTACATGGTCACCGACCCGGGTACGACCCCGTCGAAACCGGCATCGCAGATCGCCTTCGGCTCCGGCGTCGCGATCATCTACGGCCTGCTGATGGTCGCGCACATCGCCTACGGCCTGTTCCTGGCCACCGCGATCGTGTGCCTCATCCGCGGCCTGTTCCTGTGGTCGCTGCACTTCTCGAACAAGGCCCGCGAGGAGTTCGAGGCCGAGCAGGCGGCCGTGGCCGGGACCAACGGCGGCGGTGCGGCTCCGGTCGCGCTCGGACCCACCGTCCAGCCCGCGTTGGGCGATTCGAGCGAGGACAACAGGATCCTGCGGTCCTGA